In Balneolales bacterium ANBcel1, one genomic interval encodes:
- a CDS encoding sodium:alanine symporter family protein, with the protein MELFETVINTLEKLVWNTPETMPLMVIALLSFGLFITLRLGFIQVRKFRHGLQVLSGKYHDKRDDGDVNHFQALSTALSATVGIGNIAGVALAIHFGGPGALFWMWLTAIFGMAIKYSECTLGTIYRRKNADGSVSGGPMYYIERGLGKRWKWLAVAFASFAVICSFLTGNGVQANSVADAMQSTFGIPKVLTGLATATAVGLVIIGGIKRIGIVTARLVPVMAAFYLIGAMIILIIHHTELLPSLALIFTSAFSPEAGAFGIGGGAFMVTFVWGIRRGLFSNEAGQGSAPIAHAASKTDQPVRVGVVALMEPFIDTIIICTMTGLVIITTASWDTHHPANLNLNHQELAFVVQQDTGESDSQTIHIEQGLPVDGEILYYGYPVDTLFTDAERAFPFTGSLVIGVDGALAFDRDDEPHTHLHTGVIQNGAPLTAAAFERGLSPLFPGGRYLVTICVLLFAISTSISWSYYGDRSIQYLFGDRSIFYYRIVYVLMHFTGAIVSLGLVWTFGDIMLGLMTLPNLIALFALSGVVYKATQKYFDNPDI; encoded by the coding sequence ATGGAGTTGTTTGAAACAGTTATAAACACCCTCGAAAAACTTGTCTGGAATACCCCCGAAACAATGCCGCTCATGGTGATCGCGCTGTTGAGTTTCGGGTTGTTCATAACACTTCGCCTCGGATTCATCCAGGTCAGGAAGTTCAGACATGGTCTGCAGGTTCTCTCGGGAAAGTATCATGACAAACGGGATGACGGTGACGTCAATCACTTCCAGGCACTGAGTACGGCACTGTCCGCTACCGTAGGTATCGGCAATATCGCGGGTGTGGCGCTCGCCATCCACTTCGGCGGACCCGGTGCACTTTTCTGGATGTGGCTGACAGCCATTTTCGGAATGGCCATCAAGTACAGCGAATGTACCCTGGGCACAATATATCGCCGGAAAAATGCCGATGGATCCGTTTCCGGCGGCCCCATGTATTACATCGAGCGAGGCCTCGGGAAAAGATGGAAATGGCTTGCTGTGGCATTCGCCTCCTTCGCGGTCATATGCTCATTCCTCACCGGTAACGGTGTACAGGCAAACTCGGTGGCCGATGCCATGCAAAGCACCTTCGGCATTCCAAAAGTACTTACCGGCCTGGCTACCGCTACCGCTGTGGGACTGGTCATTATCGGAGGTATCAAGCGAATCGGTATTGTTACGGCCCGCCTGGTTCCCGTTATGGCCGCTTTCTACCTCATCGGCGCGATGATCATCCTGATCATTCACCACACCGAGCTCCTTCCCTCGCTCGCGCTCATCTTTACTTCCGCATTCTCCCCCGAAGCCGGAGCCTTCGGAATCGGTGGCGGCGCGTTCATGGTCACTTTCGTCTGGGGTATCCGCCGCGGACTCTTCTCCAATGAAGCCGGACAGGGATCCGCGCCCATCGCTCATGCAGCATCCAAAACCGATCAGCCGGTAAGAGTAGGCGTTGTGGCGCTGATGGAACCTTTCATCGACACCATTATCATCTGTACGATGACCGGCCTGGTCATCATCACCACTGCATCCTGGGATACCCACCACCCGGCCAACCTGAACCTCAACCACCAGGAACTTGCTTTCGTCGTTCAGCAGGATACCGGGGAATCCGACAGCCAAACCATCCATATCGAGCAGGGACTTCCCGTCGACGGGGAGATCCTCTATTACGGATATCCTGTTGATACCCTCTTTACCGATGCCGAAAGAGCTTTCCCATTTACAGGCTCTCTGGTCATTGGAGTCGACGGCGCCCTTGCCTTCGACCGTGATGATGAGCCGCACACCCATCTGCATACCGGGGTCATCCAGAACGGCGCTCCGCTTACCGCCGCAGCCTTTGAGCGGGGTTTGTCCCCCTTGTTCCCTGGCGGACGATACCTGGTCACCATCTGCGTTTTGTTGTTCGCCATATCCACATCCATCAGCTGGAGCTACTACGGCGACCGATCCATCCAGTACCTGTTCGGTGACCGATCTATTTTTTATTATCGCATCGTCTATGTGCTCATGCATTTCACCGGCGCCATCGTTTCACTGGGCCTGGTCTGGACCTTCGGCGACATCATGCTCGGACTGATGACCCTGCCCAACCTCATCGCACTTTTTGCGCTTTCGGGCGTTGTATATAAAGCCACCCAAAAATATTTCGACAACCCGGATATTTAA
- a CDS encoding elongation factor G — MNVYQPRKIRNIVLLGHSGSGKTTLAETMLFESGMTKRRGSVEESNTVSDYHPIEKEKQKSVYSSFMHLDWRGTKINVIDTPGTADYVGEVVNALKVADAAVFVLDAEHGVEVGTEVLWNIVAKMNKPAFLIVNKVDHANSDYQGVVDLCKERFGREVVPVQYPYEEGEGFSNIIDVLKMQMYEFSEEGGRPDKLPVPETQKSQAELQHNDLVETIAENDETLMDLYFEKGHLDEDEMVEGLKKAMLNRQIFPMFCLSAERNMGSGRVMGFIDNVIPNPLEANPDTDDKGEELTVDPDQKSMAFLFKTVSEEHVGDLTFFKAYGGTLKTGDDLINHTKGSSNRLGNLFLTQGGKRVDISEVHAGDIAAVVKLKDAGVGDTLRDKSLDIGVSKITYPEPTERMAVRSREKGEEEKIGSALNQIQREDPSLHVENSMELKQIILSGQGEEHLNVVKNILETRFKLHPEFYEPAIPYRETITKGVKTQYRHKKQSGGAGQYGEVFLYLEPYEEGMPPTPDVSVRDTQEIELEWGGKLIFQNCIVGGVIDARFMPAILKGVMDKMENGPLSGCRARDIRVSVFDGSMHTVDSNEAAFKTASLMAFRKGFLEAKPQLLEPIYEVEVTVPAEYMGDVMSDLSTRRGQVQGMDSEGTFQKVKAIVPLAELYRYATHLRSMTQGRATHMRTFHGYAPVPHDIQERVMKETAEMEEDS; from the coding sequence ATGAATGTGTATCAGCCCAGGAAGATCAGAAACATTGTACTGCTCGGACATTCCGGTTCGGGTAAAACCACACTTGCCGAAACCATGCTGTTCGAATCCGGCATGACCAAGCGCAGGGGAAGTGTGGAAGAATCCAACACGGTTTCGGATTATCATCCCATCGAAAAAGAGAAGCAGAAGTCCGTCTACAGCTCGTTTATGCATCTCGACTGGCGGGGTACTAAAATTAATGTTATCGATACGCCGGGTACGGCCGACTATGTCGGGGAAGTGGTCAATGCGCTTAAAGTGGCTGATGCCGCCGTTTTTGTACTGGACGCGGAACACGGAGTTGAAGTCGGTACGGAAGTGCTCTGGAATATCGTAGCCAAAATGAATAAACCGGCCTTTCTGATCGTCAACAAGGTGGATCACGCCAACTCGGATTACCAGGGTGTCGTGGATTTGTGCAAAGAGCGTTTCGGCAGGGAAGTGGTTCCCGTGCAGTATCCCTATGAAGAAGGCGAGGGGTTTTCCAACATCATAGATGTGCTCAAGATGCAGATGTACGAGTTTTCAGAGGAGGGAGGACGCCCGGACAAGCTGCCGGTGCCGGAAACCCAGAAAAGCCAGGCGGAGCTGCAACACAACGACCTGGTGGAAACCATCGCCGAAAACGACGAGACCCTCATGGATCTCTATTTTGAGAAGGGGCACCTCGACGAGGATGAGATGGTGGAAGGCCTCAAAAAAGCGATGCTGAACCGGCAGATCTTCCCGATGTTCTGCCTTTCGGCCGAGCGCAATATGGGATCCGGAAGGGTGATGGGCTTTATCGACAACGTAATACCCAACCCGCTGGAAGCCAATCCGGATACCGACGACAAGGGAGAAGAGCTTACCGTCGATCCCGACCAGAAAAGCATGGCTTTCCTGTTTAAGACGGTTTCCGAAGAGCATGTTGGCGATCTTACCTTTTTCAAGGCGTATGGCGGAACACTCAAGACCGGAGACGACCTGATCAACCATACCAAAGGCTCATCCAACCGGCTGGGTAACCTGTTTCTGACACAAGGCGGCAAACGTGTGGATATCTCCGAGGTGCATGCCGGCGATATCGCAGCCGTTGTGAAACTCAAAGACGCCGGTGTGGGCGATACCCTCCGCGACAAAAGCCTGGATATCGGAGTTTCGAAAATCACCTATCCCGAGCCCACCGAACGGATGGCCGTCCGCTCCAGGGAAAAAGGGGAAGAGGAGAAAATCGGATCGGCGCTCAACCAGATTCAACGGGAAGACCCATCACTGCATGTTGAGAACAGCATGGAGCTGAAGCAAATTATTTTGAGTGGGCAGGGCGAAGAGCATCTGAACGTTGTGAAGAATATTCTGGAAACGCGGTTCAAGCTGCATCCCGAGTTTTACGAGCCGGCCATTCCCTATCGTGAAACCATCACCAAGGGGGTCAAAACTCAATACCGGCATAAGAAGCAATCGGGGGGCGCCGGCCAGTACGGGGAGGTGTTCCTCTATCTGGAGCCCTATGAAGAGGGAATGCCGCCTACGCCCGATGTTTCCGTCAGGGATACCCAGGAGATTGAACTGGAGTGGGGCGGCAAGCTGATATTCCAGAACTGTATCGTCGGAGGGGTTATCGACGCCCGTTTCATGCCCGCCATTTTGAAAGGGGTTATGGACAAGATGGAAAACGGACCGCTTTCCGGTTGCCGCGCACGGGATATCCGGGTATCGGTATTCGACGGTTCCATGCATACGGTGGACTCCAACGAGGCCGCTTTTAAAACCGCCTCCCTTATGGCGTTCCGCAAAGGGTTCCTCGAAGCCAAACCGCAGCTCCTGGAGCCGATTTACGAAGTGGAAGTGACGGTTCCCGCAGAGTATATGGGGGATGTGATGAGCGACCTTTCCACGCGACGCGGCCAGGTTCAGGGCATGGACTCGGAAGGCACCTTCCAGAAAGTCAAGGCCATTGTACCGCTTGCCGAACTGTATCGCTATGCGACCCATTTGCGGTCCATGACACAGGGACGCGCAACGCACATGCGCACATTCCATGGCTATGCGCCGGTTCCGCACGATATTCAGGAGCGTGTCATGAAGGAGACGGCCGAAATGGAGGAAGACTCCTGA
- the lptC gene encoding LPS export ABC transporter periplasmic protein LptC, producing the protein MEQYSNHPAVRIPLVLLSVLTLAMLPGACTDLSDYDRDRVSDAVSDSLVSVTESWNISMDLIEDGLRTVRVTAPYAATFSRDGETETELEGEVHVAVFDTAGTVTTTVHSKAARYIGSRSEFHFLSDVIVNTDDDRTLYTDYLEWSQRNRSIHTPEFVIIVTPSDSITGYGLEGTDDLASYVLTEVTGEFDLEQSQP; encoded by the coding sequence TTGGAACAGTATAGCAATCACCCTGCCGTGCGAATACCGCTTGTCTTACTTTCGGTTTTGACCCTGGCGATGTTGCCGGGTGCATGCACCGACCTCTCCGATTATGACCGTGACCGGGTTTCCGACGCGGTATCCGATTCGCTGGTTTCCGTAACCGAATCCTGGAATATCAGTATGGATCTCATCGAAGACGGCTTGCGCACCGTGCGAGTTACAGCACCCTATGCCGCAACATTTTCCCGCGACGGAGAGACCGAGACGGAGCTCGAAGGCGAGGTTCATGTCGCTGTATTTGACACCGCCGGAACCGTCACCACCACGGTCCACAGCAAAGCCGCGCGGTATATCGGCTCACGGTCTGAATTTCATTTTCTGAGCGATGTGATCGTTAATACGGATGACGACCGCACTCTCTACACCGATTACCTGGAATGGTCGCAACGGAACCGGTCCATCCACACTCCGGAGTTTGTCATCATTGTGACTCCATCCGACAGCATTACCGGCTATGGCCTTGAAGGGACCGACGACCTTGCAAGCTATGTGCTCACCGAGGTCACCGGCGAATTCGACCTGGAACAAAGTCAACCCTGA
- a CDS encoding asparaginase — MKRILILHTGGTITMQLHDNTIDATDSSQPFNLAFFEEQIPGLQEIARIASETLFLEDSSNMLPSHWANIAGVIDDNYARYDGFVILHGTDTMAYTASALSFCFENLEKPIVLTGSQVPLGNRRTDARRNLINSVELATLNIPEVCICFNDRVYRGNRATKISIGDFDAFSSPNHPVLAEFGLKLSIHTSYRPGSGPFATSARFDPGIRLVKLFPGMEGSWMFPETADACRGVVVEAYGSGNIPYGRQQSIMPALKRYIDSGGVAVITSQALHDEVDLNKYEGGRMALKYGAVSGGDMTTEACVSKLMYLLAHHSDVQSVKERFRMNLAGERST, encoded by the coding sequence ATGAAACGCATCCTGATACTTCATACCGGCGGAACCATTACCATGCAACTGCATGATAATACAATAGATGCCACGGATTCCAGTCAGCCGTTCAATCTGGCTTTTTTTGAAGAACAAATTCCGGGGTTGCAGGAAATTGCCCGAATTGCCTCTGAAACCCTTTTTCTTGAGGACAGCTCCAACATGCTGCCTTCGCACTGGGCAAACATCGCCGGGGTGATTGATGATAATTACGCGCGATATGACGGATTTGTCATCCTCCACGGCACCGATACCATGGCCTATACCGCCTCGGCCCTCTCCTTCTGCTTTGAAAACCTCGAGAAGCCGATCGTGTTAACCGGAAGTCAGGTTCCCCTGGGCAACCGCCGAACCGACGCGAGGCGCAACCTTATCAATTCGGTTGAACTTGCCACCCTCAATATTCCGGAAGTATGCATCTGTTTCAATGATCGGGTGTATCGGGGCAATCGCGCAACCAAGATCAGTATCGGGGACTTTGACGCGTTTTCTTCTCCGAATCATCCGGTTCTGGCGGAATTTGGTCTCAAGCTCTCGATTCATACCAGCTACCGGCCCGGCTCCGGCCCCTTTGCAACTTCCGCCCGGTTTGATCCCGGCATCCGGCTGGTCAAACTGTTCCCCGGAATGGAGGGCTCATGGATGTTTCCGGAAACTGCCGATGCCTGCCGGGGCGTTGTTGTGGAAGCCTATGGCAGCGGTAACATCCCCTACGGGAGGCAACAGAGCATCATGCCGGCCCTGAAACGCTATATCGACAGCGGCGGCGTGGCCGTGATCACCTCCCAGGCCCTGCACGATGAAGTGGACCTGAACAAATACGAAGGCGGCCGGATGGCATTGAAATACGGCGCCGTCTCCGGAGGCGATATGACGACCGAGGCATGCGTCTCCAAATTGATGTATCTTCTGGCTCACCATAGCGATGTTCAATCCGTGAAGGAACGGTTCCGGATGAATCTTGCCGGAGAGCGAAGCACATGA
- the upp gene encoding uracil phosphoribosyltransferase, with the protein MISPDSVTIVDHPVVARDLTILRNRETPPPVFRAALSRIAIILAYNSLKGLPLKKVEVETPIQLTEGYELDTEIVVVSILRAGLGLVDAVTQFIPEAKIGHLGMYRDEITHQPIDYYSKLPRNIENSHVLLVDPMLATGGSAVDSVTFLKKKGATNIRFMCLISAPEGIRRLQESHPDISIITAAVDERLNEDAFIVPGLGDAGDRIFGTV; encoded by the coding sequence ATGATTTCTCCCGATTCCGTTACCATTGTGGACCATCCCGTGGTCGCGCGCGACCTCACCATCCTGCGCAACAGAGAAACCCCGCCCCCCGTTTTCAGGGCCGCACTGAGTAGAATTGCTATTATACTGGCCTATAATTCTTTAAAAGGCCTCCCCTTAAAAAAAGTTGAAGTAGAAACACCGATTCAGCTCACTGAAGGCTATGAACTGGACACGGAGATTGTCGTGGTGTCCATCCTTCGTGCCGGCCTCGGCCTGGTGGATGCCGTCACGCAGTTTATCCCGGAAGCCAAGATCGGCCATCTTGGGATGTACCGTGACGAGATTACCCATCAGCCGATCGACTATTATTCGAAACTCCCCAGAAATATCGAAAACAGCCATGTCCTGCTGGTAGATCCCATGCTGGCCACTGGCGGAAGTGCCGTCGACTCGGTGACCTTCCTCAAGAAGAAGGGGGCAACAAATATCCGCTTCATGTGCCTGATTTCCGCCCCTGAGGGCATTCGCCGCCTTCAGGAATCTCATCCCGATATCTCCATCATCACAGCCGCTGTCGATGAACGGCTGAATGAGGATGCCTTTATCGTACCCGGCCTGGGCGATGCCGGCGACCGCATTTTTGGAACAGTATAG
- a CDS encoding OstA-like protein, with protein MNTRCLSIYQLMLLPVVILALAPIWACETAEAQNRVRILQSDRLEGVATEEGRVRKLIGNVRLETDDFSIVCDSAWQYLDIDELVAYGNIEIESDRQRIWAEKATYDLISEVTLFQGSVVMQSESALLFSEEVFYSFATEIALFPEFLRLEDERGVLLADSGYYYNALDSAVFRGHVQLADTLQYMEADSLFTNRRDDYNELHGRVFLNDEEYRTSITGALVISDSTGYRRVDGNSRMRRINEAGTDTTFLWSEWLEVHQRDTINTFTAYDRVHIWAESYSSLSDTAHYNDATELFTLNGSPRLWYDEIQITGPRIKIQMEEDSVRYLESFRRPFVVQNDTGINRLNQTTGDTLFIRFEAGVVSFMEVYPNANVIYFIKEGDEADGAIELTAEFIKILFDDGELEDVIARTNVDGTYHPESPDVEHRRLDGFVWEPERRPERPEDVWIPRLPPIPDDRPFDLPERFRPWNQ; from the coding sequence ATGAATACACGTTGCCTGTCCATTTACCAGTTGATGCTGCTTCCCGTTGTCATTCTGGCTCTGGCACCGATCTGGGCCTGCGAAACCGCCGAAGCCCAGAACCGGGTGCGCATCCTGCAATCCGACCGCCTGGAGGGAGTTGCCACCGAGGAGGGCCGGGTCAGGAAACTGATCGGCAACGTTCGGCTGGAGACCGACGATTTCTCCATCGTGTGCGACAGCGCCTGGCAATACCTTGACATCGACGAACTGGTGGCGTACGGAAATATTGAGATTGAATCGGACAGACAGCGCATTTGGGCCGAAAAGGCAACGTACGATCTGATTTCCGAAGTCACACTTTTTCAGGGAAGCGTTGTCATGCAGTCCGAAAGCGCCCTTTTGTTCAGTGAGGAGGTGTTCTACAGCTTCGCTACCGAAATTGCCCTGTTCCCGGAATTTCTTCGGCTGGAGGACGAGCGCGGCGTACTCCTCGCCGATTCCGGCTACTATTATAATGCCCTGGACAGCGCCGTTTTCCGCGGACATGTGCAACTGGCCGACACCCTTCAGTATATGGAAGCCGACAGCCTGTTTACCAACCGCAGGGATGACTACAACGAGCTGCACGGGCGCGTTTTCCTGAACGATGAAGAATACCGCACCAGCATCACAGGCGCACTGGTCATTTCCGATTCCACCGGTTACCGCCGTGTGGACGGTAACAGCCGCATGCGAAGAATCAACGAGGCCGGCACCGACACCACTTTCCTGTGGAGCGAATGGCTGGAAGTCCATCAGCGGGATACCATCAACACCTTTACCGCATACGATCGGGTGCATATCTGGGCGGAATCGTACAGCAGCCTCTCCGATACGGCACATTACAACGATGCCACCGAACTGTTCACGCTGAATGGAAGTCCGCGACTTTGGTATGACGAAATCCAGATCACCGGTCCGCGCATCAAAATTCAAATGGAGGAAGACAGTGTGCGGTATCTGGAATCGTTCAGAAGGCCCTTCGTAGTGCAAAACGACACCGGCATCAACCGGCTGAACCAGACCACCGGAGACACCCTGTTTATTCGTTTTGAGGCCGGCGTGGTCTCCTTCATGGAGGTCTATCCAAACGCGAATGTCATCTATTTCATCAAGGAGGGCGATGAGGCCGACGGTGCCATAGAACTGACTGCCGAATTCATAAAAATTCTGTTTGACGATGGCGAGCTGGAGGATGTGATCGCGCGAACCAACGTGGACGGCACCTACCACCCCGAATCCCCTGATGTCGAACATCGCCGGCTCGACGGCTTTGTCTGGGAACCGGAACGGCGGCCGGAACGCCCCGAGGATGTATGGATACCCAGGCTGCCGCCCATTCCCGACGACAGGCCTTTCGATCTGCCGGAGCGTTTCCGCCCGTGGAACCAGTAA